One genomic window of Quercus robur chromosome 6, dhQueRobu3.1, whole genome shotgun sequence includes the following:
- the LOC126690237 gene encoding glycine-rich cell wall structural protein-like, whose amino-acid sequence MGKLSKYCGVFGVMLVLLVIAVGTTECRKIEKDTFSDGIGGGGGVGGGGGGGVGGGGGAGGGVGVGVGGGGGAGGGIGGGGGAGGGAGGGIGGGSGGGVGIGGGAGGGAGGGIGGGGGAGGGAGGGIGGGSGGGVGIGGGAGGGAGGGIGGGGGAGGGAGGGIGGGSGGGVGIGGGVGGGAGGGIGGGGGAGGGAGGGIGGGSGGGGVGGGAGGGIGGGGGAGGGIGGGF is encoded by the coding sequence ATGGGGAAGCTTTCTAAGTACTGTGGTGTGTTTGGTGTGATGTTGGTATTGTTAGTGATAGCTGTAGGGACAACAGAATgtaggaaaattgaaaaagatacaTTTTCTGATGGCATAGGAGGTGGAGGAGGCGTTGGGGGTGGTGGAGGAGGGGGAGTTGGAGGAGGTGGTGGTGCTGGGGGAGGAGTTGGAGTTGGTGttggtgggggtgggggtgcaGGTGGTGGCATtggaggtggaggtggtgcTGGCGGCGGTGCAGGTGGAGGCATTGGAGGTGGGTCTGGTGGTGGTGTAGGAATTGGAGGTGGAGCTGGTGGGGGTGCTGGTGGTGGCATCGGAGGTGGAGGTGGTGCTGGTGGTGGTGCAGGTGGAGGCATTGGAGGTGGGTCTGGTGGTGGTGTAGGAATTGGAGGTGGAGCTGGTGGGGGTGCTGGTGGTGGCATCGGAGGTGGAGGTGGTGCTGGTGGTGGTGCAGGTGGAGGCATTGGAGGTGGGTCTGGTGGTGGTGTAGGAATTGGAGGAGGAGTTGGTGGGGGTGCAGGTGGTGGCATCGGAGGTGGAGGTGGTGCTGGCGGGGGTGCAGGTGGAGGCATTGGAGGTGGgtctggtggtggtggtgttggtggggGTGCAGGTGGAGGCattggaggtggtggtggtgctggaGGGGGTATTGGCGGTGGATTTTAA